Below is a window of Polyangiaceae bacterium DNA.
CCCCGCCTTCCCCTCATGCGAGGCACCCTAGCACGGCATGCCCGTCGATGACCTCACCAGCACGGGCGGGCGCGGGAGAGCGTTCGGGCGACACGCGAGGGCGAGCCTATCGTCCGAAGGCCCGTGAGCAAGCGGTGCCGGGGGTTTCCCCGATGTGACGCCGCGCTAAGCGACCCGAGTCAGCGAGGCCCTGTGAGCCCCATCCACGGCGAGCGTCAGAGCCTCGCCCGTGGTCTGCACCGGGCTCTCGTCCAGGGCGGGCTTGTGCTCGTCCCACCAGGCCTCCGCCTGGGCCGCGTCCCACGGCTCGACGACACACGTCTGGAGGCGGCGGCGGAGCTCGGCGGAGCTCTGCGGGCGGTGCGCGGGATCCTTGCTGAGACAGGCGAGCACCAGGGCGTCGAGCTCGGGCGGGACGGCGACACCCCGCGCCTTCAGCGACTCGGGTGGCGCGTGGAGGTGCTTCCCGCAGATCTCCAGCACCGACTTGCCCTGAAACACATCGACCCCTGCGAGCAAGTAGTAGGCGACCGCGCCCAGAGCGTAGATGTCGATGCGCGCGTCGACCGAGTCGGGATCGAGGATGGACTCGGGCGCCATGTACTGCGGGGTGCCGATCAGCGCGCTCGCCGCGGTCAGCTTGACCTCGTCATCGACCTCGAACTCCTTGACCAGCCCGAAGTCGAGGAGCTTCACGACGTCGAGCTCGCCGCCCTGGGCGCACAACATGATGTTGGCCGGCTTGATGTCGCGGTGAATCAAGCCGATCGCGTGGGCCTCGTTCAGCGCCCCGCAGAGCATCGTGAGGATGCGGACCACCCGGCCCGGCGGCTGCAGGCCGCCGACGTGGACGATGTGCTCCAGCGTCGCGCCGTCCAGGAGCTCCATGGCGTAGTAGAAGACGCCGTCGTCGGTTCGCCCGTAGTCGTAGATAGTGATCGTATTGGGGTGGGTCAGGCGCGCCGTCAGCTGCACCTCGCGCTCGAACCGCTCGAGGCTGCTCGCGCCCGCCCGATCGACCCGCAAGAGCTTGATCGCCGACGGGCGCCGCATCATCCCGTGGCGTGCCCGGTAGACCTCCCCCATACCGCCTTCGCCGAGCTTCTTCTCGAGGACGTACTGGCCGAGGCGGCGTGCCTCCTGGACCTGGACGCGGAGGCCGTAGATGACCCACGAGATGACCGTGCACGTCGCGACGGCGAATCCCCACATCATGACCATGGTCGAGGGCAGCCACGGAAACACGCCCGAGTCGAGCGAGCGCCAGGCCAGCCCACCCTCGCCGGTCGGCACCACGAGCACGGTGATGGCGATCATCGGCACGCCGCCGATCGCCGTGACCAGGGCGGTGCGACGCGCCGACGAGGGGACCAGCGCCGCGCGGATGGCCGCCTGCATGGCCATGCCGGCCAACGGGACCATCGACAAGTAGCCGTCGGCCATGGTGGTGCCCTCGATGGTCACGAGCGCGCGCTCGCGGCAGAAGGCTTCGAGGACGAAGCGACCGATGAAGCCGCCGATGGTGAAGGAGGTGACGAAGCCGGCGGCCTCCACGACGCGGAGGAACCGCACGGACCGCTGCCCACGTCTGGTGAGGAGCCAGAGGCTCCCCGACAGCGTGGCGCTGCTCGCCGTGAGGATCACGTCCACGCCAGGGGCGACGACCGCCCCCATCACGCCCAGCCCTACGCTGAACGCGATGATGAAGAACATGATCTTCCAGAAGAGCGCGACCCGGGCCTGGAGGAAGGCCCGACCCTCCTCGCCGCCGTCGGCGATCGGCGATGCGTTCTCTACCGCCACGGGTGGTCCACGCCGAGCTCGATGAATGTCACGCGTCGCTGAGTATCACGATCTCGCCGCTCGCGCTCGCTGCGCGGTCGAGTGACCAGTCTCGATCGGTTCTCCTCGAGTCGAGCTGCGTCGCCACCACCGGCGGGGAAGTGGTGACCCGGGGACGGGGCGGTGGAGAGGTACTGGGCCGCACAGGAGCAAGCCAAGACCCAGCGCAAGAATCACTCGCCTGACGGGACCCACCAGCCCGCGGCCTGAAAGCTGCGCTGCGCCAGGGGCAATTCGCAGTGCTGATCGTCTTCGCGTCGCGCACAGGCTACCGTCGTGTCTCTGGAACGGGGGCGACGATGCGACTCTCTTTGAATGGCACCGAGATCTTCTTCGATGTCGATGGGGCGAAGCTCGCCATCGACGCTGGCGGAAGCGTTCGCGAGCGCCCGACCGTGGTCGTGCTCCCCGGTGGGCCGGGCTTCGACCATGTCTATCTGCGCGCCGGGCTCTCTCCGCTCGCGGCGGACGCCCAGCTCGTCTTCGTCGATCCGCGCGGCTGCGGTCGGTCGGGTCGTCCCCCGCTCGAGACGTGGACGCTCGACCAGGTCGCCGCGGACGTCGTCGGGCTGTGCGAGCGGCTCGGAATCGAGCGCCCGTTCGTGTTCGGCCACTCAGCGGGCGGGTTCGTCGCGCTGACCATGGCGTGGAAGCACCCGGACCTCGTGCGCGGGCTCCTGCTCTGCGACACCGTTCCCGCGCTCCGCCCCCACACCGACGCTCATCCGCCGCCCGCTTCGCTCGAGCAGCGCGCGCCGGCGGAGGTCGCCGCGATCAAGGATCGCTTCTTCGGTGGCGACATGTCGGACGAGTCGATGGCTCTCTTCGCGAGCGAGGTCGTTCCTTACTACGCCGGGCCGGCGCACATGGAAGCGGCACGCGCTGTCGGGGCTAGCGGCGGGATGGAGGTTTCGGTGGCGAAACACTTCTTCGGCACCCAGGCGCGTGCGTACGACATGCACCCCGTCTTGGGCGACATCCGCGTCCCGACGCTCGTGATGGTCGGTGCCCACGACTGGGTCTGCTCGCCCGCCGCGAGCCGCGCGATCGCCGCGAAGATCCCCGGCGCCGAGCTCGTCGTCTTCGAGACCGCCGGCCACTTCGGGTTCGCCGAGGTGCCGGCGGAGTTTCAGGGCGCCGTGCGCGCGTTCCTCGCGCGCGTCGCAGTCTGAATGGGAGGGAAGCGTGGGCTGCAACCTACCGGTGTGCGTGAAGTCGTGCCCGAGCCCGAGGAACTTGCTGACGGCGGGGCCGCTGGGGATGGGTGCGCGGAGTAGCTCTCGGACGCATCGTCGCACTCGCGCTCGGCGCGGCGTGCTCCGAGCAAGGCGACGCCCAGCGCCGGTAGCGCGGGCCCCCGCGCTGGGAGACCTTACGGGCGCCCCGTGCCGCCGCTCCGGCCGCGGGCAACGGCGGCCTCCAGCGCGCCGTCGGCGCGCAGTGCGGAGAGGTCGTCGTCGGCGAGCAGGGCCGGGTCTGCGAGTGCGTTTGCCGAACGGCGGGTCCGCCTTGTGACCGGGTGGCGGGAAGCCGTCCACCTCCCGGAGACGGTGTTACTGGCAGGTGTGCCCGGTGGCCCACATGAGGTTCAGACTGCAATCCGTCGCTTTGAAGGTGGTGCCTGCCTTGGGTCCCATGTCGCAGGCGCAGTCGACGGGCCCGTTCGGATCCGGCCCCTGACAGGTCGAGCTCAGTTGGGGGCACTTGATCGTGCAGGTCACGACCTCGGGCGAGCCGCTGCCGACTCCGACCGCGCACATTCCGCTCAGCTTGGTCCAGCACTCGCCGAACGCGACCCGCAGCTCGCCGCAGCTCTCATCGACCGTGGGGAACGACGGCCCATCGTAGCTCGTGCAGCCGATCGGTTTCGACACTGCGCAGCTCAGGTAAGCGTCCAGCTGAGTCCGGCAGCCTTCCTGAGTCGCTCGGGACTGGTCCTCCTGGAGCTCTTCGGCGCAGGCTTGTTCGTCTTCGACGGTGTCGCACTTCGCCGACGCCACCTTCCGACATAGGTCGGTGATCATCGCCTCGGTGCTCGGGACCGGCTCTTCGTCGGAGCTTCCGGCGCAGGCGAGCGCGACGAACAGCGGCATCGCGAGACCAAGGCGGCGAGCCATCACCCAAGCATGCCACAGCGTCAGGACCTGCGCCATCGCCGCCGTAGTTGCGTGCGCCGGTGCACGATGTCGAGATCGTTCGTGGTCATCGGTAATCCATGGATCACCGCGGCTTCGCCGCCAACGACGATGAGCTCGACCCCGGCGTCGCACAGCTTCGCGAGCTGCGCCGGGAGATCAGCTGCGCTGGGATGTCGCCGCATCGCGCGCCAAACCAAGTGTTGACGCTCTGGGGTTGGACGCTCGGGCCGCCCTGGAGCTCCGCGCGCTGGCGCGCGCTGGTCTCATTGCCGATGTCACCCGCGCTGCAGCTGGCGATGCCCCCGGCAAGCGAGGCGAGTGCGAGTGCACGTCGCAGTGTGGAGGTCGCGCGCACCACCCTTCGCCGCTCGGACGCCATCACCCACCTCCTGGTCGAAGTGTGCCCGGGATCTCTTTCGTCAAGCGCCAAACGCTGAGCGCGCACGCACGTGGTTCAGCAGATCGGCTGGAGCGCTCCACGCGGCCGTGTCACCAGGCTTCGTGGTGCGGCTACCGGCGGAGTCGGCGCCGGCGCAGCGCGAAGGCGGTCGTGCACGTGCGCGAGCCGTTGGCGCCCGCGTGCCTCCTGACCTACGCCCTCTTCAAGAGCCTCGCCGCCTCGATCGCCCCATAGGTGAATTTTCCTGCCTCCCCCGGTCGTTGCTGTGCGTCAAGAAGCTCTGTCCTGGAGGATGCCATGTAGAAGCCAATACAAAGCTGAAACCAGGTGAGTGACCCAGCGGGTTCGAATCCCGCCCAGCCAAGGGTGCGCCGCCATCTGGAAGCGAGCCTTGCGTGGCAACTCCAACCGAACAGGGAGGCTTGCTGCGAAGCGTAGGCAGCGAGGGTGCAGGCCGTGTGATTGGGCTGCGAAATTTGGGAAGTGGTGGGAGCCGACGGGACAGCACACCCCGGAAGGCAACATCGGTGAGGCAAGAGTCAGGGGCAACGCCCCGACGGCGCGTCCTCATCGGCCTGCCGCGGTCGGAGAGCACGGCATGTACAGCGAGGGTCACCAGGGAACTTGAGAGGTCCTGTTTGCTCCGGGCGACCGGAACCGCCAAGCGAGCGCAAGTGAGCAAGGTGGGGCAGCGGGAAGTCGGAGCACCGCCATAGTAGCGACGAAGCCGGGGAAGCCGCCCAAGCGACCCGGCGGAGCGAAGGGCGGTGTCGGGAAAGCGTTTCACGGAACCGAGCGAGGGCAAGATGACCGAGACACCGAGCTTGACCACCATCTCAACGAAACTCGAGCGGATAGCAAAGCAGGCGCAGCAAGCGCCCGACATGGCATTCACGACGCTGGCGCATCACATCGACCTGGAGTGGCTGCGCGAGGCATACCGACGGACTCGCAAGGATGGGGCCGTGGGCGTCGATGGGCAGAGCGCGAAAGAGTATGCGGAAAACCTGGAGGGAAACCTCCGATCGCTGCTCGACCGCGCGAAGTCCGGAGCGTACCGCGCGCCGCCAGTGCGACGCGTGCACATCCCGAAGGGGGACGGGAAGGAAACGCGTCCGCTGGGGATCCCGACTTTCGAGGACAAGGTTTTGCAACGCGCCGTCGCGATGGTGCTCGAAGCGATCTACGAGCAGGACTTCCTGAACTGCTCATTCGGGTTCCGTCCTGGGCGCTCCGCGCGCCAGGCGCTCGAAGAGCTTTGGACACCGGCGGTGAAGATGGCTGGCGGTTGGGTCGTGGAGCTCGACATACGAAAGTATTTCGACACTCTCGACCACGAACGTCTGCGGGAAGTGCTGCGCCGCAGGGTGCGAGACGGAGTCATTCTGCGTCTCATCGGAAAGTGGCTGAACGCGGGCGTGCTGGAGGACGGAGAGCTGAGCTACCCCGATGCCGGCACGCCACAAGGCGGGGTGATTTCGCCGATTTTGGCGAACATCTACCTGCACGAAGTGCTCGACGTGTGGTTTGAGCGAGAGGTCCGACCCCGACTTCGAGGGCGGGCACACCTCGTTCGATACGCGGACGATGCCGCGATGCTGTTCGAATACGAGGACGACGCGCGGCGCGTGCTCGACGTGCTTCCAAAAAGGTTTGGGAAGTACGGGCTCGCGCTCCACCCGGACAAGACGCGCCTGGTGCCGTTCAAGCGGCCCGATCGCATCCGACCTGGTTCGCGCGGCGACGGCCGGGGACCCAGCGGGCCCGGGACCTTCAGCTTCCTCGGCTTCACCTTCCACTGGGGCAAGAGCCTCGCTGGCAAGTGGGTGGTGAGGATGCGAACAGCGAAGGACCGCCATCGCAGGGCGCTGGGTGCAATCACCCAGTGGTGTCGGCTACACCGGCACGAGCCCATCCGCGAGCAGCAACGTGTGCTGGCGGCGAAGCTCGCTGGACACTACGGCTACTACGGCCGTACAGGGAACTTTGGCCGTCTCTGGTGCTTCTACTGGCACGTGACCTGCCTGTGGCGGCGGTGGCTGTCGCGCCGCTCCGACAAGGCGTATTTGGACTGGGCGGCGATGAACAGGCTTCTGGAGCGCTACCCGCTCCCGAAGCCGTCGGTCGTGCGCGCACGTCTCGTAGCGAATCCGTGACCGAGGAGCCGGATGCGGGAAATCCGCACGTCCGGATCTGTGGGAGGCCCCGGCAGGTAACTGCCGGGGCCCACCCGACCGCCGCGCTTCGCGCGGCTGCGCGCCGCCTGCCCCCTCCTTATCCGTGCTCGCGCCGGCGTTCCAGGAAGCGAGCAGCACGTCTCGTCGCACCGCGCACACCGAGCGGACGCCCGCCGCGCCGGCGCTGCGCGCGGATGGAGGGGGCGCGTCATTCCGAGCCTGGTACCGCATGCGCGGAGCGGAGGCCGGGCAAGACCAGGCGTGCGCCATCGCTGCGCATAGCGCCAGAGCTTGCGGCAAGAACCGGCCGCTCACGTAGGCATCACCGCACGACGACAGGCTGACTGCGGGCGGGTTTCGATGCCCGCTCGGCCCTGCCCGGCAGCGCGTCCGGGCTCTGCCCTGATGGCGCACGGGCCGCGCCAGGCGCGTCGGAGTCGAGCGTTCCTCGCGCGATGTCGCGGAGCGAAGGTTACGCCGCAAAGTCCTGATCCGCGCCTGTCACGCCCCCTGCGCCGTGCTCGGGCAAAGCCCGGCCGCGCTGCCGGGCCAGGAGGACCTCATGCATCGAAACCACACCCGCCGTCAGCTCCTCGAAGCTCGGGCTTCTGCGATGCGCAGCGCTCCCACCTGGAGCGAGCAGGCTTTCTTCAACCTCGTGCGCGGCGGTCGCCTGGGCGTCGCGGTCCGCAGGCAGGTGGTCATCGGGGAATTCGTGGCGGACTTCGCCGTGCCGAGCGCGAAATTGATCGTCGAAATCGATGGCAGCAGCCACGCGCACAGAGTTGCGGCCGATACCCGCCGGGACGAGAAGCTCGCGCGGCTCGGGTGGCGGGTGCTCCGGCTCGAAGCCGAGCTCGTGCTCCGGCAGCCGGAGGTCGCACTTTCCCGGGTGCGCCGGGCGCTCGGGCGCTGAGCCCGGGCGCCTGGCTCGAGGCCTCGAGCGGATACGGCGGAGAACACGCAGGGTCGCGCAACGAGCGCAACGCGAATTCGGCACAACTCGGGAACCGCGACGACGTCAGGAGCCGCGAGCGGGTTCCCCGCGGCACCGTCAACCGCAGCTTGGCGTCAGTCCGCGAATCGCGGAACGAATTGCTGACGGCGAGTCGATCAGGGCCCTGGCCCCAGCCAGTTCAAGCTCCTCCCGACTGCCGTAGCCCCAGAGTGCGCCAAGACCGACCACGTTGCTCGCGCGCGCCCCCCCTATGTCATGTCTGCGGTCGCCGATCATGCACGCGGTTAGGGGCTCGACATGCTCTTCGCGCAAAACGTGCCTCAGTAACTCTGCCTTTTTTGAGCGCTCTCCCGACAACTCCGAACCGTAGACGCCTGCGAAGA
It encodes the following:
- the ltrA gene encoding group II intron reverse transcriptase/maturase, whose protein sequence is MAFTTLAHHIDLEWLREAYRRTRKDGAVGVDGQSAKEYAENLEGNLRSLLDRAKSGAYRAPPVRRVHIPKGDGKETRPLGIPTFEDKVLQRAVAMVLEAIYEQDFLNCSFGFRPGRSARQALEELWTPAVKMAGGWVVELDIRKYFDTLDHERLREVLRRRVRDGVILRLIGKWLNAGVLEDGELSYPDAGTPQGGVISPILANIYLHEVLDVWFEREVRPRLRGRAHLVRYADDAAMLFEYEDDARRVLDVLPKRFGKYGLALHPDKTRLVPFKRPDRIRPGSRGDGRGPSGPGTFSFLGFTFHWGKSLAGKWVVRMRTAKDRHRRALGAITQWCRLHRHEPIREQQRVLAAKLAGHYGYYGRTGNFGRLWCFYWHVTCLWRRWLSRRSDKAYLDWAAMNRLLERYPLPKPSVVRARLVANP
- a CDS encoding serine/threonine protein kinase, yielding MAVENASPIADGGEEGRAFLQARVALFWKIMFFIIAFSVGLGVMGAVVAPGVDVILTASSATLSGSLWLLTRRGQRSVRFLRVVEAAGFVTSFTIGGFIGRFVLEAFCRERALVTIEGTTMADGYLSMVPLAGMAMQAAIRAALVPSSARRTALVTAIGGVPMIAITVLVVPTGEGGLAWRSLDSGVFPWLPSTMVMMWGFAVATCTVISWVIYGLRVQVQEARRLGQYVLEKKLGEGGMGEVYRARHGMMRRPSAIKLLRVDRAGASSLERFEREVQLTARLTHPNTITIYDYGRTDDGVFYYAMELLDGATLEHIVHVGGLQPPGRVVRILTMLCGALNEAHAIGLIHRDIKPANIMLCAQGGELDVVKLLDFGLVKEFEVDDEVKLTAASALIGTPQYMAPESILDPDSVDARIDIYALGAVAYYLLAGVDVFQGKSVLEICGKHLHAPPESLKARGVAVPPELDALVLACLSKDPAHRPQSSAELRRRLQTCVVEPWDAAQAEAWWDEHKPALDESPVQTTGEALTLAVDGAHRASLTRVA
- a CDS encoding alpha/beta hydrolase translates to MRLSLNGTEIFFDVDGAKLAIDAGGSVRERPTVVVLPGGPGFDHVYLRAGLSPLAADAQLVFVDPRGCGRSGRPPLETWTLDQVAADVVGLCERLGIERPFVFGHSAGGFVALTMAWKHPDLVRGLLLCDTVPALRPHTDAHPPPASLEQRAPAEVAAIKDRFFGGDMSDESMALFASEVVPYYAGPAHMEAARAVGASGGMEVSVAKHFFGTQARAYDMHPVLGDIRVPTLVMVGAHDWVCSPAASRAIAAKIPGAELVVFETAGHFGFAEVPAEFQGAVRAFLARVAV
- a CDS encoding DUF559 domain-containing protein, whose product is MHRNHTRRQLLEARASAMRSAPTWSEQAFFNLVRGGRLGVAVRRQVVIGEFVADFAVPSAKLIVEIDGSSHAHRVAADTRRDEKLARLGWRVLRLEAELVLRQPEVALSRVRRALGR